One Felis catus isolate Fca126 chromosome D1, F.catus_Fca126_mat1.0, whole genome shotgun sequence DNA segment encodes these proteins:
- the LOC101094374 gene encoding olfactory receptor 4P4-like, which yields MGSQRNISEFILLGLSYNQNIQIFCFVFFLFCYVSILVGNLLILVSIRCSALFYQPMYYFLGHLSFMDICYTSCVTPKLIGDLLLARKTISYGNCMLQVFSLHFLGMIEIFILTVMAFDRYAAICKPLHYLLIMNRARCNLLVLAAWAGGAVHSFSQFSMIFQLPFCGPNEINHYYCDIFPLLKVACTDTYITGVLVVANSGLVALVTFVLLFGSYVVILFTLRHQSAEGRHKALSTCGSHITVVILFFGPSIFAYLRPPTTFPEDKIFALFYTIIAPMFNPLIYTLRNTEMKSVMRKVWFQMIFSGEKHN from the coding sequence ATGGGAAGTCAGAGGAACATCTCAGAATTCATTCTTTTGGGACTTTCCTATAACCAGAACATACAAATTTTTTGCTTTGTATTCttcttgttttgttatgtttccattttggtGGGAAATCTCTTAATTCTCGTCTCCATTCGATGCAGTGCCCTTTTTTACCAACCAATGTACTATTTCCTCGGTCACTTATCCTTTATGGACATTTGCTACACCTCCTGTGTGACACCCAAACTGATAGGTGATCTGCTGCTGGCCAGAAAAACCATCTCTTATGGTAATTGCATGTTACAGGTCTTTTCCTTGCACTTTTTGGGAATGATTGAAATCTTCATCCTTACAGTCATGGCCTTTGATCGCTACGCTGCCATCTGCAAACCTCTCCACTACCTGCTTATCATGAATAGAGCAAGGTGCAATCTCCTAGTCTTGGCTGCTTGGGCTGGTGGGGCCGTccattctttttctcagttttctatGATATTCCAGTTGCCTTTCTGTGGCCCCAACGAAATCAATCACTACTATTGTGATATCTTCCCTTTGCTGAAAGTTGCTTGTACTGATACCTACATCACTGGTGTCCTTGTGGTTGCCAATTCAGGTCTGGTCGCTTTAGTGACCTTTGTTCTCTTGTTTGGGTCTTATGTTGTCATATTATTCACTTTAAGACATCAGTCGGCTGAAGGAAGACACAAAGCCCTCTCCACCTGTGGGTCTCATATCACTGTGGTCATCTTATTTTTTGGGCCTTCAATCTTTGCCTACCTTCGACCTCCGACCACGTTCCCCGAGGACAAGATATTCGCTCTATTTTACACCATCATCGCTCCTATGTTCAATCCCTTAATCTACACCCTgagaaatacagagatgaaaagcGTGATGAGAAAAGTTTGGTTTCAAATGATATTTTCAGGAGAAAAACACAATTGA
- the LOC101094132 gene encoding olfactory receptor 4P4 translates to MDQSNNVTVFILLGLSKNKNIEILCFVLFLFCYIAIWIGNSLVIISIMGSQLIEQPMYFFLNYLSLSDLCYTSTVTPKLMTDLLAERKTISYSSCMTQLFSTHLFGGIEIFILTGMAYDRYVAICRPLHYTVIMSRQRCNTIITACCTGGFVHSASQFLLTIFLPFCGPNEIDHYFCDVYPLLKLACSNTHLIGLLVIANSGLIALVTFVVLMLSYFFILCSVRAYSAESRSKALSTCSAHITVVALFFAPALFIYIRPATTFPEDKVFALFYTIIAPMFNPLIYTLRNTEMKKAMKKVWCRHILLEGK, encoded by the coding sequence ATGGATCAAAGCAATAATGTCACTGTATTTATTCTCTTGGGACTTTCCAAAAACAAGAACATTGAAATcctttgttttgtgttatttttattttgctacatTGCTATTTGGATAGGAAACTCACTCGTAATAATTTCCATCATGGGCAGTCAGCTAATTGAGCAAcccatgtattttttccttaattaccTCTCACTCTCCGACCTTTGCTACACATCCACCGTGACACCCAAACTAATGACTGACTTGTTGGCAGAGAGGAAGACCATTTCCTACAGTAGCTGCATGACACAACTCTTTAGCACACATTTATTTGGAGGCATCGAGATCTTCATCCTCACGgggatggcctatgaccgctacgtGGCCATCTGCAGGCCCCTGCACTACACGGTCATCATGAGCAGACAGAGGTGTAACACAATTATCACAGCCTGCTGTACTGGGGGGTTTGTACATTCTGCCAGCCAGTTCCTTCTCACCATCTTCTTACCCTTCTGTGGCCCCAATGAGATAGATCACTACTTCTGCGACGTGTACCCTTTACTGAAACTAGCCTGTTCTAATACACACCTCATAGGTCTCCTAGTCATTGCCAATTCAGGCCTAATTGCTTTGGTGACCTTCGTCGTGCTGATGTTGTCTTACTTTTTTATACTGTGCAGTGTCAGGGCTTACTCCGCAGAGAGTCGCAGCAAGGCTCTTTCCACCTGCAGTGCTCACATCACAGTTGTGGCTTTGTTTTTTGCACCTGCACTCTTCATCTATATTAGACCAGCCACAACATTTCCAGAAGACAAAGTGTTTGCTCTTTTCTATACCATCATTGCCCCCATGTTCAACCCTCTGATCTACACGTTGAGAAACACAGAGATGAAGAAAGCCATGAAGAAAGTGTGGTGTCGTCATATACTCTTGGAAGGAAAATAG